A stretch of Chitinophagaceae bacterium DNA encodes these proteins:
- a CDS encoding 4Fe-4S dicluster domain-containing protein encodes MKEQDNIQDNGRRGFIKNVAVATVATAACGSLSCSCNSKTPVIPEKVKLLSPDGEIVEIDSAYLNHQENMAVLSQHEQRVGMPGKKFVMVVDLARCKNARKCITACQKHHYRSEDKEWLTVKLLKDSDKGAPYWFPKQCFHCDNPPCVKVCPVDATYKRQDGLVLIDNERCIGCKFCMAACPYSTRVFNWDEPEISFDIKDLPYNAETGVPAKVGTVEKCDFCPDRSREGLLPPCVESCPNGVFYFGDVNEDAVCNGEETVSFTQLIKDRAGYRFLEELGTKPRVYYLPPKERQFPVERGYEDLPDDIKARFKDIMEAEKK; translated from the coding sequence GCGGGGATTTATAAAAAATGTTGCTGTTGCAACAGTGGCAACAGCTGCTTGCGGCAGTTTATCCTGTTCCTGCAATTCAAAAACACCGGTAATACCGGAAAAGGTAAAACTGCTTTCACCCGATGGCGAAATTGTTGAAATTGATTCTGCGTACCTCAATCACCAGGAGAACATGGCCGTTTTATCGCAGCATGAACAAAGGGTTGGTATGCCCGGAAAGAAATTTGTGATGGTGGTGGACCTGGCCCGTTGTAAAAATGCACGTAAATGTATTACTGCCTGTCAAAAACACCACTACCGTTCAGAAGATAAAGAATGGCTTACTGTAAAACTGCTAAAGGATAGTGACAAAGGCGCTCCGTACTGGTTCCCCAAGCAGTGTTTTCATTGCGACAATCCTCCCTGTGTGAAGGTTTGCCCGGTGGATGCCACTTATAAAAGGCAGGATGGGCTGGTGCTGATAGATAACGAAAGATGTATTGGCTGTAAATTCTGTATGGCAGCCTGTCCCTATTCTACCCGTGTATTTAACTGGGATGAACCCGAAATATCCTTTGATATAAAGGATCTTCCATACAATGCAGAAACAGGCGTGCCTGCCAAAGTGGGTACCGTTGAAAAATGCGATTTCTGCCCGGACAGGTCAAGAGAAGGATTACTGCCACCTTGTGTGGAATCCTGTCCGAACGGAGTTTTTTATTTTGGAGATGTAAATGAAGATGCTGTTTGTAATGGGGAAGAGACGGTAAGTTTTACCCAGTTGATAAAAGACCGTGCCGGTTACCGGTTTCTGGAAGAACTGGGAACCAAACCAAGGGTTTATTACCTGCCTCCGAAAGAAAGACAGTTTCCTGTAGAACGGGGATATGAAGACCTGCCTGATGACATTAAAGCAAGGTTTAAAGATATCATGGAGGCTGAGAAAAAATAA
- the nrfD gene encoding polysulfide reductase NrfD — MELNTYQQKAFDYQRPNIEKFGKKNLIWSIFFLICILVGLYALYLQIAKGHGVTGMRDNVVWGLFIVNFIFFIGLSYAGAIIGGVLHLSKVPWGKPIVRLAQMMTLISVIVGPIFILLCVGRFDRLHHLFIYPRIQSPMTWDVMAVLTFFAGAVLFLYMALIKDFAVYRDAKMNIPKWKQKLYKILAIGYRGAASQKRHLIISQNLLAIIMVPLSIIVSSILSWIFGMTLRPGWHSTIFGPYFVLGALYSGCGVLIVAMWVYRKMYKLENYFTDKHFSYLGYGMMVLGAGYGYFTFSEYFTNWFGSAKWESEVINKLFSFHEYGGWTLFANLAGIALPIMIVAIPATRKPLWITISAFVMVIALWVKRYLIIVPTLETPAVPIQDTRMEFVKYSATWPEWALTIAGIASFLLFFTIISKFVTVVPVSGLEEVNFPHEPHHHPVDTLNDETKPA; from the coding sequence ATGGAACTCAATACTTACCAGCAGAAAGCTTTCGACTACCAGCGCCCTAATATTGAAAAGTTTGGAAAAAAGAATTTGATCTGGAGTATTTTCTTTTTGATCTGCATACTGGTTGGCCTTTATGCTTTGTACCTGCAAATTGCCAAAGGGCATGGTGTAACCGGTATGCGGGATAATGTAGTGTGGGGGCTTTTCATTGTAAACTTTATCTTTTTTATAGGGCTCAGTTATGCTGGGGCAATCATCGGGGGGGTACTGCACCTTTCAAAAGTGCCCTGGGGTAAGCCCATTGTGCGGCTTGCACAAATGATGACACTTATCTCTGTAATAGTAGGCCCCATATTTATTTTATTATGTGTAGGCCGTTTCGACAGGTTGCATCACCTCTTTATTTATCCACGCATTCAATCTCCCATGACATGGGATGTGATGGCTGTGCTTACTTTTTTTGCCGGCGCTGTATTGTTTCTGTACATGGCCCTCATAAAGGATTTTGCCGTATACCGCGATGCCAAAATGAATATTCCGAAATGGAAACAAAAACTGTATAAAATTTTAGCCATCGGTTACCGCGGAGCAGCCAGCCAAAAAAGGCATTTGATCATTTCGCAAAACCTGCTGGCCATAATCATGGTACCCTTATCTATAATTGTATCATCTATTCTCTCCTGGATATTTGGAATGACACTGCGGCCTGGCTGGCATAGTACCATCTTTGGCCCTTACTTTGTTTTAGGAGCCCTATATTCCGGATGCGGAGTTTTGATCGTTGCCATGTGGGTGTACAGGAAAATGTATAAACTCGAAAACTATTTTACAGATAAACATTTCTCCTACCTGGGTTACGGTATGATGGTGCTTGGAGCCGGCTATGGCTATTTTACTTTTTCAGAATATTTTACAAATTGGTTTGGCTCTGCTAAATGGGAGAGTGAGGTAATTAATAAACTCTTTAGTTTTCATGAATACGGCGGATGGACATTATTTGCCAATCTTGCCGGTATCGCCTTACCGATAATGATCGTAGCAATTCCTGCCACCAGGAAACCTTTATGGATAACAATAAGTGCATTTGTGATGGTTATTGCACTGTGGGTTAAGCGTTACCTTATTATTGTACCAACGCTTGAAACACCGGCAGTACCCATACAGGATACCAGGATGGAATTTGTAAAATACAGCGCTACCTGGCCTGAATGGGCGCTTACCATTGCCGGAATTGCATCATTTCTTTTATTTTTTACAATCATCTCAAAATTTGTAACAGTGGTGCCGGTATCTGGCCTGGAAGAAGTTAATTTTCCGCATGAACCTCATCATCACCCTGTTGATACCTTGAATGATGAAACAAAACCTGCTTAA